The following are from one region of the Mannheimia granulomatis genome:
- the mltF gene encoding membrane-bound lytic murein transglycosylase MltF — MKGLIASLFIAVTLLLWAWDMVSPWQKIVHSEANHYTQIQQSRNLKVGMINHPLSYFVGPEGTSGIEYDLASAFAQYLNVKLEIKTYDSSEKLFDALRNNDVDIAAAGLPYHAELTEEFQIGPSYYSASWQVAYKKGTLRPYRLSDLQEDIIIPSGSAVIPILNQLKQENPELKWQISDKFTQEELLLKVAQGKIPYTIAMSVDISSAQHINPNIAVGFDLTDENPILWYLARSSYSELQSALLDFMSDSIETGLVSRIEEKYFNHLAKFDYVDIQSYLNAIKTVLPKYEPLFQAYKGELEWQMLAAIAYQESHWDPNATSPTGVRGIMMLTKDTAERMKISDRTNPAQSIKAGSEYLHMLMKQMPESIPEADRIWYSLAAYNMGLGHLLDLRRLTKQLGGNPDNWLDVKKNLPLLAEKRYYTHLKYGYARGYEALQYVENIRRYYSSIINYQRVEEQKIQENITNEQTKQENSSNEKIEKKEIPTHEETKTTSNQTN, encoded by the coding sequence TTGAAAGGATTAATTGCCAGTCTCTTTATAGCAGTTACATTGCTACTTTGGGCTTGGGATATGGTTTCGCCTTGGCAGAAAATCGTCCATTCGGAAGCAAATCACTATACACAAATTCAGCAGAGTAGAAATCTAAAAGTTGGGATGATCAATCACCCTCTCTCTTATTTTGTCGGACCTGAAGGCACAAGTGGCATCGAATACGATTTAGCCAGCGCATTTGCTCAATATTTAAATGTTAAATTAGAAATTAAAACTTATGATAGCAGCGAAAAACTGTTTGACGCCTTAAGAAATAATGATGTTGATATTGCTGCTGCCGGTTTACCATATCATGCTGAATTAACAGAAGAGTTCCAAATTGGACCTTCTTATTATTCTGCATCGTGGCAAGTGGCTTATAAAAAAGGAACATTGAGGCCTTATAGACTATCAGATTTACAAGAGGATATAATCATTCCTAGCGGTTCTGCTGTTATTCCTATATTAAATCAGCTTAAACAGGAAAACCCTGAGTTAAAATGGCAAATTTCGGATAAATTCACACAAGAGGAATTATTGCTAAAAGTGGCTCAAGGGAAAATTCCCTATACTATTGCAATGTCAGTAGATATTTCTTCAGCCCAACATATTAATCCAAACATAGCAGTCGGTTTTGACCTAACTGATGAAAATCCGATTTTATGGTATTTAGCAAGAAGCTCTTATAGCGAGCTACAATCCGCATTATTGGATTTTATGTCAGACTCTATTGAAACAGGCTTAGTCTCAAGGATTGAAGAAAAATATTTTAACCACCTAGCCAAGTTTGATTATGTTGATATTCAAAGCTATTTGAATGCAATAAAAACCGTTCTACCTAAATATGAACCTCTCTTCCAAGCATATAAGGGTGAATTAGAATGGCAAATGTTAGCCGCAATCGCTTATCAAGAGTCCCATTGGGATCCAAATGCCACCTCTCCAACAGGAGTTCGAGGAATTATGATGCTCACTAAAGATACTGCGGAACGAATGAAAATTTCAGATAGGACTAATCCTGCCCAAAGTATCAAAGCAGGCTCTGAATATTTACATATGCTAATGAAACAAATGCCGGAATCAATTCCGGAAGCAGATAGAATTTGGTATAGTTTAGCTGCATATAATATGGGATTAGGGCATTTGCTCGATCTGCGCCGTTTAACAAAGCAATTAGGTGGCAATCCTGATAATTGGTTAGATGTGAAAAAGAATCTCCCACTTCTGGCAGAAAAACGCTATTATACTCATTTAAAATATGGCTATGCACGTGGATATGAAGCCTTACAATATGTAGAAAATATCAGACGCTATTACAGCAGTATTATCAACTACCAACGTGTAGAAGAACAAAAAATACAAGAAAATATTACTAATGAGCAAACAAAACAGGAGAATTCTTCCAATGAGAAAATTGAAAAAAAAGAAATCCCTACCCACGAGGAAACTAAGACTACGTCAAATCAAACAAATTAA
- the gltX gene encoding glutamate--tRNA ligase has product MKIETLFPLDPNIKVRTRFAPSPTGYLHVGGARTALYSWLYAKHNHGEFVLRIEDTDLERSTPEATAAILEGMEWLNLAWEHGPYFQTKRFERYNQVIDQMIEAGTAYRCYCSKERLEELRNTQEANKEKPRYDRHCLDNQAYSENEPHVVRFKNPQEGSVIFDDAVRGRIEISNSELDDLIIRRTDGSPTYNFCVVVDDWDMGITHVVRGEDHINNTPRQINILKALSAPVPTYAHVSMINGDDGQKLSKRHGAVSVMQYRDDGYLPEALINYLVRLGWGHGDQEIFSRQEMIELFDIHSVSRSASAFNTEKLQWLNHHYIRSLEPSYVAKHLEWHMNQQGLDFSKGPALAEIIPVLGERCKTLKEIAEASTYFYQDFESYEEKAAAKNFKAEAIAPLAKLLEKLTACNDWTVENIHEAMNQTAAELEIGMGKVGMPFRLAVTGTGQSPSMDITAKLVGKEKTLARLEKAIRFIQANS; this is encoded by the coding sequence ATGAAAATTGAAACCCTTTTCCCTTTAGATCCAAATATCAAAGTACGTACTCGCTTTGCACCAAGCCCAACAGGCTACTTACATGTAGGTGGTGCTCGTACAGCTCTTTATTCTTGGCTTTATGCAAAGCATAACCACGGTGAATTCGTATTACGTATTGAAGACACCGATTTAGAACGCTCAACCCCCGAAGCAACGGCAGCTATTCTAGAAGGCATGGAATGGCTAAACTTAGCTTGGGAACATGGTCCTTATTTCCAAACAAAACGTTTTGAACGCTACAATCAAGTTATCGACCAAATGATTGAGGCTGGCACAGCTTATCGTTGCTACTGTTCAAAAGAGCGTTTAGAAGAATTACGTAACACGCAAGAAGCAAATAAAGAAAAGCCTCGTTATGATCGCCATTGTTTAGATAACCAAGCATATTCAGAAAATGAGCCACACGTGGTACGCTTTAAAAACCCACAAGAAGGCTCTGTGATTTTTGACGATGCGGTACGCGGGCGTATTGAAATCAGTAATAGTGAGTTAGATGACTTAATTATCCGCCGTACAGATGGTTCACCAACTTACAACTTCTGCGTTGTAGTAGATGACTGGGATATGGGTATTACTCACGTTGTACGTGGTGAAGATCATATTAATAATACCCCTCGGCAAATCAATATTTTAAAAGCGTTAAGCGCTCCGGTACCAACTTATGCACATGTATCAATGATTAATGGTGACGATGGACAGAAATTATCTAAACGCCACGGTGCAGTAAGTGTGATGCAATATCGTGATGATGGCTATTTACCAGAAGCCTTAATTAACTACTTAGTACGTTTAGGCTGGGGACACGGCGACCAAGAAATTTTCTCTCGCCAAGAAATGATTGAGCTATTTGATATTCACTCTGTAAGTCGCTCAGCAAGCGCATTCAATACTGAAAAACTACAATGGCTCAACCATCACTATATTCGCTCACTTGAGCCAAGTTATGTAGCAAAACATTTAGAATGGCATATGAACCAACAAGGTCTTGATTTCAGCAAAGGTCCGGCCCTTGCTGAAATTATTCCTGTTTTAGGTGAACGTTGCAAAACATTAAAAGAGATTGCTGAAGCCAGCACTTATTTCTATCAAGATTTCGAATCTTATGAAGAAAAAGCTGCTGCTAAAAACTTTAAAGCTGAAGCTATTGCTCCACTTGCAAAATTATTGGAAAAATTAACCGCTTGTAACGACTGGACAGTTGAGAATATCCATGAAGCAATGAACCAAACAGCTGCAGAGCTGGAAATTGGTATGGGTAAAGTAGGTATGCCATTCCGTTTAGCTGTTACAGGCACTGGGCAATCTCCCTCCATGGATATTACCGCTAAATTAGTTGGAAAAGAGAAAACATTAGCTCGTCTTGAAAAAGCAATCCGTTTTATTCAAGCAAACAGCTAG
- the recN gene encoding DNA repair protein RecN, producing MLNQLTINNFAIVRNLILELNDGMSVITGETGAGKSIAIDALGLCIGYRSEAGMIRHGAEKADITATFTMQKDSPAYQWLEEHDLLDEDTPNECIVRRMINIDGRSKAFVNNRPLPISQLRELGQYLIHLNGQHAPQLLLKNEYQLEIVDNYASLQPLLLKMAEQYSKWKSLNKQVRNFQQQCQENEARKQLLQYQVEELDEFSIKENEFEELEEKHNILSSSEELTELSDEVLNLLSNNDINAQDLIYKALRDLAHLVEVDSDYQSAQEMLNEALIQVQEASSEIAQLAGRIEQDPILLNELDNRISQAFSLSRKHHIQANELWRHHVKLKEELQTLIDFEDNEEQLIQDEKQAYQECLELAEVIYQKRAEAANKLSQQVTKQIKQLAMENGEFFIHIQHDIKKLSSNGADFVEFNLQSNLGQQPQLLAKIASGGELSRISLAVQVLTANKLSTPTIIFDEVDVGISGAAATTVGKLLRKLGEKCQVLCVTHLPQVASYGNHHFNVHKYVENSQTETQMALLSEKDRVQSLARLLGGSQITETVLANAQEMLDLAANS from the coding sequence ATGCTCAATCAACTTACGATTAATAATTTTGCGATTGTACGAAATCTTATTTTAGAACTTAATGATGGAATGTCCGTGATTACTGGGGAAACCGGTGCGGGTAAATCAATAGCAATTGATGCTTTAGGTTTATGTATTGGCTATCGCTCTGAAGCTGGCATGATTCGACATGGGGCAGAAAAAGCCGATATTACTGCCACTTTCACTATGCAGAAAGATAGCCCTGCATATCAGTGGCTTGAAGAGCATGATTTACTTGATGAAGATACGCCTAATGAGTGTATTGTTCGTCGTATGATTAATATAGATGGTCGTTCTAAAGCCTTTGTAAATAATCGTCCTTTACCTATTTCCCAACTAAGAGAATTAGGGCAATATCTTATCCATTTGAATGGGCAACATGCACCTCAATTACTTTTAAAAAATGAGTATCAGCTTGAAATTGTTGATAACTATGCGAGTTTACAGCCTTTATTGCTAAAAATGGCGGAGCAATATAGCAAATGGAAGAGTTTGAATAAACAGGTGCGAAATTTCCAGCAACAATGCCAAGAAAATGAAGCTCGTAAACAATTACTACAATATCAAGTAGAAGAATTAGATGAATTTTCTATTAAAGAAAACGAATTTGAGGAGTTGGAAGAAAAGCATAATATATTGTCTTCTTCAGAAGAATTGACCGAACTTTCGGATGAGGTACTGAATTTGTTAAGTAATAACGATATAAATGCACAGGATCTTATCTATAAGGCGTTACGTGATTTAGCGCATTTAGTTGAGGTAGATAGTGACTATCAAAGTGCTCAGGAAATGCTTAATGAGGCACTGATTCAAGTACAGGAGGCAAGTTCGGAAATCGCTCAATTAGCCGGAAGGATTGAGCAAGATCCTATATTGTTAAATGAACTAGATAATCGCATTTCTCAAGCGTTCTCACTTTCTCGTAAGCATCATATTCAAGCTAATGAATTATGGCGACACCATGTTAAGTTGAAAGAGGAATTACAGACATTAATTGATTTTGAAGACAATGAAGAACAATTGATTCAAGATGAAAAACAAGCTTATCAAGAATGTTTGGAATTAGCTGAAGTGATTTATCAAAAGCGGGCTGAAGCAGCAAATAAATTATCTCAGCAAGTAACCAAGCAGATTAAACAATTAGCAATGGAGAATGGTGAGTTTTTTATTCATATACAGCATGATATTAAAAAATTATCCTCCAATGGGGCTGACTTTGTAGAATTTAACTTGCAAAGTAATTTAGGTCAGCAACCTCAACTATTAGCTAAAATTGCTTCTGGTGGAGAGCTTTCCCGTATCTCTTTAGCGGTACAAGTTCTTACTGCTAATAAACTCTCTACGCCTACCATTATTTTTGATGAGGTTGATGTTGGAATTAGTGGCGCAGCTGCTACAACGGTAGGTAAGTTATTACGTAAATTAGGAGAAAAATGCCAAGTATTATGTGTTACACATTTACCACAGGTAGCAAGTTATGGAAATCACCATTTTAACGTGCATAAATATGTTGAAAATAGTCAAACGGAAACTCAAATGGCGTTACTTTCAGAAAAAGATCGTGTTCAATCCCTAGCGAGATTATTGGGTGGAAGTCAAATTACCGAAACAGTGCTGGCTAATGCACAAGAAATGTTAGATTTAGCAGCTAATTCTTAG